The Aedes aegypti strain LVP_AGWG chromosome 3, AaegL5.0 Primary Assembly, whole genome shotgun sequence genome contains a region encoding:
- the LOC5572845 gene encoding hsp90 co-chaperone Cdc37, producing the protein MVDYSKWKDIEISDDEDDTHPNIDTPSLFRWRHQARIERMEEHKREKEKLDEKKRITERKLKEVQEKLKKSDGNLDELKKSMDELEKEQARMRLEEDEWKKKDKLQPWNVDTISKEGFQKTVINKSAINRKQELTEDQKEMNLKEFIKANEKQLKQYGMLRKYEDSKKYLRDNHKLVCEDTANYLVIWCIELEMQEKHELMAHVAHQCICMQYILDIAKQLDVDPRACLESFFQRIQVAEAEYKNQFQAEIESFKERIRKRAQEKLQKAIEEQEEEERKARLGPGGLDPVEVFESLPEVLQKCFETRDIGMLQEAMSKLPEEEARYHLKRCIDSGMWVPDGNKGVLDVKSEDETAEEGGEKSEEVKSEEEKKDNE; encoded by the exons ATGGTCGATTACAGCAAGTGGAAGGACATCGAG ATTTCGGACGATGAGGATGACACTCATCCGAATATTGATACGCCTTCGTTGTTCCGCTGGCGGCACCAGGCTCGTATCGAACGAATGGAGGAACACAAACGGGAGAAGGAGAAGTTGGATGAGAAGAAACGGATTACTGAGAGGAAGTTGAAGGAAGTCCAGGAGAAGCTGAAGAAGAGCGATGGAAATTTGGACGAGCTGAAGAAGAGTATGGATGAGCTGGAAAAGGAACAGGCTAGGATGCGACTGGAGGAAGATGAGTGGAAGAAGAAGGATAAGCTTCAACCGTGGAATGTGGACACCATTAGCAAGGAAGGTTTCCAGAAGACCGTCATTAACAAGAGCGCCATCAATAGGAAGCAGGAATTGACAGAAGATCAAAAGGAAATGAACTTGAAGGAGTTCATCAAGGCAAACGAGAAGCAACTGAAACAGTACGGAATGCTGAGAAAATATGAAGATTCCAAAAAGTATTTGCGCGACAATCACAAGCTGGTTTGTGAGGATACGGCGAACTATTTGGTTATCTGGTGCATTGAGTTGGAGATGCAGGAAAAGCACGAGCTGATGGCACACGTCGCTCACCAGTGCATCTGTATGCAGTATATTTTGGACATTGCCAAACAG TTAGACGTAGATCCCCGTGCCTGCTTGGAATCATTTTTCCAGCGCATACAAGTGGCAGAAGCGGAGTACAAAAATCAGTTCCAGGCGGAAATCGAATCGTTCAAGGAGCGCATCCGGAAGCGGGCTCAGGAGAAGCTACAGAAAGCAATCGAGGAGCAGGAGGAGGAGGAGCGAAAGGCTCGCTTGGGCCCCGGAGGTCTAGATCCAGTGGAAGTGTTCGAATCGCTTCCCGAAGTGTTGCAGAAGTGCTTCGAGACGCGCGACATCGGTATGCTTCAGGAGGCGATGAGCAAATTGCCAGAGGAAGAAGCTCGCTACCATTTGAAACGTTGCATAGATTCCGGTATGTGGGTGCCGGATGGTAACAAGGGCGTGTTAGATGTCAAGTCGGAGGATGAAACGGCCGAAGAAGGGGGTGAGAAATCGGAAGAAGTCAAGAGTGAAGAGGAGAAGAAGGATAATGAATAG
- the LOC5572847 gene encoding signal recognition particle subunit SRP68, with protein sequence MVESKSEKPEANKENADPSKEMEIDEEEEAPSKVFTIEILRVIKDLQQQHGLRHGDFQRYRGYCSRRVKRLRKTLNLPQGDKRHYKKRDVTLANLEKENSDERFIHIPLMLAERAWAYAMQLRQESNTEPRKRFHLVGKLRKATVYALQLQELCNSEYCDARTKLEAEAYSAWIHGSLHFELSLWKSAAENLKKAQVIYENLAQALPEEEQVVYKAKVDELTPSLRYCAYNVGENASMNDLLEMRGQGMLDNLSTLVAQTRTESMEAFQTTEWRGRKVTVRPEKVRLFLLSIQDLEKSIEKAKDYPAKIELLENVLLDCKDAISAIKDEIKQDPKLRSSGESGTMTATQYLLTYLSYTRLKLTLERNLFMVAQGKLSLDDPNAPEKVQIEGKKTKPQDLSRLYEIILQNVTEMQQLTGMETDAAFQSEVETMALTFKSFRCYYIAITLVALKRWREAVAMYERSTKYATEAIASKAISKDFDLRNDLKQLIQTIEGCKFSAHANSVLEEDTTEESVLYGKATKTSKPLFERLSTYKEDASLNSRNPNVFKLTPEMQPIPAKPLFFDLALNFVEFPSLEDKVEQKGGAKQAAGMSGFVKGLFGWGGSAGK encoded by the exons ATGGTTGAATCCAAATCGGAAAAACCGGAAGCCAACAAGGAAAACGCCGATCCATCCAAGGAGATGGAAATCGACGAGGAAGAGGAAGCCCCGTCAAAGGTTTTCACGATCGAAA TTCTGAGGGTGATCAAGGATTTACAGCAGCAGCATGGTCTTCGTCACGGGGACTTCCAGCGTTATCGTGGCTATTGTTCCCGGCGAGTCAAGCGTCTGCGGAAGACGTTGAATTTGCCGCAAGGAGATAAGCGACACTACAAGAAAAGGGACGTAACGTTGGCTAACTTGGAGAAGGAGAATTCGGATGAGCGGTTCATTCATATTCCGCTGATGTTGGCCGAAAGGGCCTGGGCTTATGCTATGCAGTTACGCCAGGAGTCTAATACGGAACCGAGGAAAAGGTTTCATCTGGTGGGAAAGCTAAGGAAGGCGACGGTTTATGCTTTGCAGCTGCAGGAGTTGTGTAATTCGGAGTATTGCGATGCCCGGACTAAGTTGGAAGCGGAGGCGTATTCGGCTTGGATTCACGGATCGttgcattttgagctttcgCTGTGGAAGAGTGCTGCGGAGAATCTGAAGAAGGCGCAGGTCATTTATGAGAATTTGGCGCAGGCTCTTCCGGAGGAAGAACAGGTCGTTTACAAGGCAAAGGTGGACGAATTAACTCCGAGTCTGCGTTACTGCGCTTACAATGTTGGGGAGAATGCATCGATGAATGATTTGCTGGAGATGCGGGGACAGGGAATGCTGGACAATTTGAGCACGCTGGTCGCTCAAACTAGAACTGAGAGCATGGAGGCGTTCCAAACCACGGAATGGCGTGGCAGGAAAGTCACTGTTCGTCCGGAAAAGGTACGTTTGTTCTTGTTGAGCATTCAGGATTTGGagaagagcattgaaaaggcgaAGGATTATCCGGCCAAGATTGAACTGCTGGAGAATGTTTTGTTGGACTGTAAGGATGCAATTTCGGCTATTAAGGATGAAATCAAACAGGATCCCAAGCTGAGATCGAGCGGCGAATCAGGAACGATGACTGCTACTCAGTACTTGTTGACGTATTTGTCGTACACCAGATTGAAGTTGACCCTGGAGAGGAACCTGTTCATGGTGGCTCAAGGAAAGCTAAGCCTGGATGACCCAAACGCTCCGGAAAAGGTCCAAATCGAAGGCAAGAAGACAAAGCCACAGGATTTGTCACGTTTGTACGAAATCATTTTGCAGAATGTGACGGAAATGCAGCAGCTAACTGGCATGGAAACGGATGCCGCCTTTCAATCCGAGGTTGAAACGATGGCCCTCACCTTCAAATCATTCCGCTGTTACTATATTGCCATCACTTTGGTAGCTTTGAAACGATGGCGCGAAGCTGTGGCCATGTACGAACGGTCCACCAAGTACGCAACGGAAGCAATCGCCTCTAAAGCCATTAGCAAGGATTTCGATTTACGCAACGACCTAAAACAACTGATTCAGACCATCGAAGGGTGCAAATTCTCCGCACATGCAAACAGCGTTCTAGAAGAAGATACCACCGAGGAATCGGTTCTTTACGGCAAGGCTACCAAAACGTCTAAACCCCTCTTCGAGCGACTCTCCACGTACAAAGAGGACGCTTCGCTCAACTCCCGCAATCCGAATGTGTTCAAGCTGACGCCGGAGATGCAACCGATTCCCGCCAAGCCGCTGTTCTTCGATCTGGCGTTGAACTTTGTCGAGTTCCCGTCGCTGGAGGACAAGGTGGAACAGAAGGGCGGCGCCAAACAGGCTGCGGGCATGTCCGGTTTCGTCAAGGGACTGTTCGGTTGGGGCGGAAGCGCTGGAAAGTAA